One window of Pyxicephalus adspersus chromosome 4, UCB_Pads_2.0, whole genome shotgun sequence genomic DNA carries:
- the LOC140328560 gene encoding mannan-binding lectin serine protease 1-like, whose protein sequence is MFSSTWSGRPFCGGSLIGNKWVITAAHCLHNEVTPEETSLTMYTLSSFNIILGKHRSLKQDDSEQIFQAKNLFLHPNYNSSTFQNDIALVELSQQAFLNNYVMPVCIPEVEIQPEDFVVVSGWGKQFLQKQPEALMEIEIPVVPHELCKVGYAKMGRLLTDDMICAGLREGGKDACSGDSGGPMVSFSQSKNSWYLAGTVSWGVGCGDSDSYGVYSNVYKNLGWIKTTSGVKY, encoded by the exons ATGTTTTCCAGTACATGGAGTGGACGTCCCTTTTGTGGTGGCTCGCTTATTG gTAACAAATGGGTTATTACTGCTGCACACTGCTTGCATAATGAAGTAACTCCAGAGGAGACAAGTCTTACTATGTACACACTTTCATCATTTAATATTATACTAG GGAAACATAGGAGCTTAAAACAAGATGACTCCGAGCAAATATTTCAGGCCAAGAACCTGTTTCTTCACCCAAACTATAATAGCAGTACCTTTCAGAATGATATCGCTCTGGTGGAGCTTTCACAACAAGCTTTCCTCAATAACTATGTGATGCCAGTTTGCATACCCGAAGTAGAAATACAACCAg agGATTTTGTGGTTGTCAGTGGATGGGGAAAACAGTTCTTACAAAAACAGCCAGAAGCTCTGATGGAG ATTGAAATTCCTGTGGTACCCCATGAATTGTGTAAAGTTGGGTATGCGAAGATGGGCAGATTGCTAACTGACGATATGATATGTGCAGGACTGAGAGAAG GAGGGAAAGATGCCTGCTCTGGTGATTCCGGTGGTCCAATGGTCTCCTTCAGTCAAAGCAAAAATAGCTGGTATTTGGCAGGAACAGTGTCCTGGGGAGTGGGTTGTGGGGATAGTGATAGCTATGGTGTATATTCAAATGTCTATAAAAATTTAGGCTGGATAAAAACAACAAGTGGagtgaaatattaa
- the LOC140328559 gene encoding mannan-binding lectin serine protease 2-like, with amino-acid sequence MIKRIVGGRNAEPGFFPWQALIVVEDMSRVPEDKWFGSGALLSDYWVLTATHVLKSQRRDNTVIPVSKEHVTVYLGLHDVRNKTDAISRTIDKIILHDDFDPKIYNHDIALVRLKEKVTMNQYIMPVCLPELDHELQGPQPNTLGLVAGWGISNPNITVDEVISSGMRTLSDVLQYVKLPVVLHAECKASYESRSGNYSVTENMFCAGFYEGGKDTCLGDSGGAFVIQDIDTKRWVAQGLVSWGGPEECGSKQVYGVYTKVSNYVNWIDNQIYT; translated from the coding sequence ATGATCAAGCGTATTGTCGGAGGTCGTAATGCAGAACCAGGATTTTTCCCTTGGCAGGCACTCATTGTGGTAGAAGATATGTCCCGTGTTCCAGAAGACAAATGGTTTGGCAGTGGGGCTCTTCTTTCAGATTACTGGGTCCTGACAGCTACCCATGTGTTAAAGTCTCAGCGCCGTGATAACACTGTCATACCTGTGTCAAAGGAACATGTCACAGTTTACTTGGGGTTGCACGATGTAAgaaataaaacagatgccatcAGCAGAACCATAGACAAGATCATTTTACATGACGATTTTGATCCGAAGATTTACAACCATGATATTGCCCTTGTgaggttaaaagaaaaagttacaatGAACCAATATATAATGCCAGTATGTCTACCTGAGCTTGATCATGAGTTACAAGGTCCTCAGCCCAATACTCTTGGCCTTGTGGCTGGGTGGGGTATCTCCAACCCAAATATTACTGTGGATGAAGTGATCAGCTCTGGCATGAGAACCCTTTCAGATGTCCTGCAGTATGTCAAATTACCTGTGGTGCTTCATGCAGAATGTAAAGCAAGCTATGAGTCCCGTTCTGGAAATTATAGTGTAACTGAAAACATGTTCTGTGCTGGATTTTATGAAGGTGGGAAAGACACTTGTCTGGGAGACAGTGGAGGTGCCTTTGTAATTCAGGATATTGATACAAAAAGGTGGGTGGCCCAGGGTTTGGTGTCCTGGGGAGGTCCAGAAGAATGTGGCAGCAAACAAGTATATGGAGTATATACCAAAGTTTCAAACTATGTCAACTGGATAGATAACCAGATCTATACCTAA